In Thermus tengchongensis, a single genomic region encodes these proteins:
- a CDS encoding M23 family metallopeptidase — protein sequence MRVLWPLPPSPDKNRVDAGFLDPRYPEWRKAQGLAPHQHPGVDLNLSGTSGDADLGYPVVAVAEGRVVHSAFHRVWGHVVLLEHDLPGLGRFWTQYAHLLFRVAREGDYLFAGEPVGAIGKGDPARPYLAHLHFEVRRAPLEADFWPGSNVDLIREKYLDPEAFLKAHYAPARRFYRVRGVFWTPARQEVEGVVVNLEEPDRAQVAVRKL from the coding sequence ATGCGTGTTCTCTGGCCCCTCCCGCCCTCTCCAGACAAAAACCGCGTGGACGCGGGGTTTTTGGACCCCCGCTACCCCGAGTGGCGGAAGGCCCAGGGCCTCGCCCCTCACCAGCACCCCGGGGTGGACCTCAACCTCTCCGGCACCTCTGGGGACGCCGACCTGGGCTACCCGGTGGTGGCCGTGGCTGAGGGGCGGGTGGTCCACAGCGCCTTCCACCGGGTTTGGGGCCACGTGGTCCTGCTGGAGCACGACCTCCCCGGCCTCGGGCGCTTCTGGACCCAGTACGCCCACCTCCTCTTCCGGGTGGCCCGGGAGGGGGACTACCTCTTCGCGGGCGAGCCCGTGGGGGCCATCGGCAAGGGGGACCCGGCCAGGCCGTACCTCGCCCACCTCCACTTTGAGGTGCGGCGGGCCCCCCTGGAGGCCGACTTCTGGCCCGGGAGCAACGTGGACCTCATCCGGGAGAAGTACCTGGACCCCGAGGCCTTCCTAAAGGCCCACTACGCCCCCGCCCGCCGCTTCTACCGGGTGCGGGGGGTCTTCTGGACCCCGGCCCGGCAGGAGGTGGAGGGCGTGGTCGTGAACCTGGAGGAGCCCGACCGGGCTCAGGTGGCGGTGAGGAAGCTGTGA
- a CDS encoding DUF488 domain-containing protein, protein MSDVLTIGYEGLSLNTFLDILKSNGVNLVADVRDLPLSRKRGFSKTPLKEALAKEGIFYRHFRELGAPKPLRLCLQKSGDWQTYQRSYLQLLAQRVGALEELGLLLREYRVCLLCFEEDPSQCHRSLVGRALVETGWAQGVTDLRKGAVPASSSAR, encoded by the coding sequence ATGTCAGATGTCCTGACCATCGGCTACGAGGGGTTAAGCTTAAACACTTTTTTGGACATACTCAAATCCAATGGGGTGAACTTGGTGGCCGATGTCAGGGATCTCCCCCTTAGCCGGAAAAGGGGGTTCTCTAAAACCCCCCTGAAAGAAGCCCTGGCTAAGGAAGGCATCTTCTACAGGCATTTCCGCGAGCTGGGGGCCCCTAAACCACTGCGCCTTTGCCTCCAAAAAAGCGGGGATTGGCAGACCTACCAGAGAAGCTACCTTCAGCTTCTCGCCCAACGGGTAGGAGCCCTAGAGGAGCTTGGACTCCTGCTTAGGGAATACCGGGTGTGCCTTCTTTGTTTTGAGGAAGACCCCAGCCAATGCCACCGCTCCCTGGTGGGCAGAGCCCTAGTAGAAACCGGTTGGGCTCAAGGGGTCACAGACCTGAGAAAAGGGGCAGTTCCGGCTTCTTCTTCGGCCAGATAA
- a CDS encoding terminase large subunit domain-containing protein — MDSERLLLPYQRRWVWDQSRFKIGLWARQTGKSFAGTLEVVLDAVERPGTLWILLSAGERQSRELAEKAKRHLAALKQAAETLESRFFEAGEEVTQLEIRLPNTSRLVFLPANPRTARGYTGNVFLDEFAFHQDSEAIWAAMFPIITRRPDLKIRIMSTPNGPRGKFYELWEKGGEVWSRHRVTLLDAVAEGLPIDPEELRAGLADDFIWQQEYLCEFVSEEEAFLPWSLILAAEAREDPRGEWDPERAYLGMDVGRHRDLTVFVVLERVGDVYWARLVEALHRAPFAEQEARLHALLPRVRRACLDATGLGEMLAENARRAFGYKVEPVKFTLEVKADLAQRLRLFFEDRRIRIPEDRALREDLHAVRRIITPSGNVRYDAERSERGHADRFWALALALHAAETRKGPVEYRSVLRRAFAGWKGAY, encoded by the coding sequence ATGGACTCTGAGCGCCTCCTCCTCCCGTACCAGCGGCGCTGGGTGTGGGACCAATCCCGCTTCAAGATCGGCCTCTGGGCGAGGCAGACGGGGAAGAGCTTCGCCGGGACGCTGGAGGTGGTCCTGGACGCGGTGGAGCGCCCCGGCACCCTCTGGATCCTCCTCTCCGCCGGCGAGCGGCAGAGCCGGGAGCTCGCGGAGAAGGCCAAGCGCCACCTCGCGGCCCTGAAGCAGGCGGCGGAGACCCTGGAGAGCCGCTTCTTTGAGGCGGGGGAGGAGGTGACCCAGCTGGAGATCCGCTTGCCCAACACGTCCAGGCTCGTCTTCCTCCCCGCCAACCCCCGCACCGCCCGCGGCTACACCGGGAACGTCTTCCTGGACGAGTTCGCCTTCCACCAGGACTCCGAGGCCATCTGGGCGGCCATGTTCCCCATCATCACGCGGAGGCCCGATCTCAAGATCAGGATCATGAGCACCCCCAACGGCCCCCGGGGCAAGTTCTACGAGCTCTGGGAGAAGGGGGGAGAGGTCTGGAGCCGGCACCGGGTCACCCTCCTGGACGCGGTGGCCGAGGGCCTGCCCATAGACCCGGAGGAGCTCCGGGCGGGCCTCGCCGACGACTTCATCTGGCAGCAGGAATACCTCTGCGAGTTCGTCTCCGAGGAGGAGGCGTTCCTCCCCTGGAGCCTCATCCTCGCCGCCGAGGCCAGGGAGGACCCCCGGGGGGAGTGGGACCCCGAGCGGGCCTACCTGGGGATGGACGTGGGCCGCCACCGGGACCTCACCGTCTTCGTGGTCCTGGAGCGGGTGGGGGACGTGTACTGGGCGCGCCTCGTGGAGGCTCTCCACCGGGCTCCCTTCGCCGAGCAGGAGGCCCGCCTCCACGCCCTCCTCCCCCGGGTGCGCCGGGCCTGCCTGGACGCCACGGGCCTCGGGGAGATGCTGGCCGAGAACGCCCGCCGGGCCTTCGGCTACAAGGTGGAGCCGGTGAAGTTCACCCTCGAGGTCAAGGCGGACCTCGCCCAGCGCCTCCGCCTCTTCTTTGAGGACCGCCGGATCCGCATCCCCGAGGACCGGGCCCTCCGGGAGGACCTCCACGCCGTGCGGCGGATCATCACCCCTTCCGGGAACGTCCGCTACGACGCGGAGAGGAGCGAGCGCGGCCACGCCGACCGCTTCTGGGCCCTGGCCCTCGCCCTCCACGCCGCCGAGACCCGTAAGGGCCCCGTGGAGTACAGGTCGGTCCTCCGCCGGGCCTTCGCCGGGTGGAAAGGAGCCTACTGA
- a CDS encoding helix-turn-helix domain-containing protein translates to MKAFLVSLLILAYLSTLSMSTGHLAQWYALSLGGLPPWLAWGLAASLEFTAFLLSLLSNSLLRGSAWAGGGAVAALALVWLGNALSMHRAAPGVALWETLAMSLFVPVGTYVVGKVVGEMVAVQPTAESRREDLPAVRLEPERRSPPVQAFVQPSGVGVQASGGFVQAVREKAEQEEGSRSASAVRYRERQVERERTLEVDLDERGLAIVNALRSAGGALSLSELSRRTGIPKSTLAGKLNGLAEAGLVVRTEQGWTLNGEGRHA, encoded by the coding sequence ATGAAGGCGTTTTTGGTGTCCCTGCTGATCCTGGCCTATCTGAGCACCCTTTCCATGAGCACCGGACATTTGGCCCAGTGGTACGCCCTTTCCCTGGGGGGGCTCCCCCCCTGGCTCGCCTGGGGCCTGGCGGCGAGCCTGGAGTTCACCGCCTTCCTCCTCTCCCTCCTCTCCAACTCCCTCCTTCGGGGCTCGGCCTGGGCGGGGGGTGGGGCGGTAGCCGCCCTGGCCCTGGTGTGGCTCGGCAACGCCCTCTCCATGCACCGGGCCGCCCCCGGGGTGGCCCTCTGGGAGACCCTGGCCATGAGCCTCTTCGTCCCCGTGGGGACCTACGTGGTGGGGAAGGTGGTGGGGGAGATGGTGGCCGTTCAGCCCACCGCCGAGAGCCGCCGGGAGGACCTTCCCGCCGTTCGGCTGGAGCCTGAACGGCGAAGCCCCCCCGTTCAGGCTTTCGTTCAGCCTTCCGGCGTGGGCGTTCAGGCTTCCGGGGGGTTCGTTCAGGCCGTTCGGGAGAAGGCTGAACAGGAGGAGGGCTCCCGTTCGGCCTCTGCCGTCCGCTACCGCGAACGCCAGGTAGAGCGGGAGCGCACCCTGGAGGTGGACCTGGACGAACGGGGGCTGGCCATTGTGAACGCCTTGCGTTCTGCGGGCGGAGCCCTCTCTCTGTCCGAACTCTCCCGGCGAACGGGCATTCCCAAGTCCACCCTGGCCGGGAAGCTGAACGGCCTGGCGGAGGCCGGGCTGGTCGTTCGTACGGAACAGGGGTGGACCCTGAACGGGGAGGGCCGCCATGCATGA
- a CDS encoding AAA family ATPase codes for MGRKANGDQTLALIDEALGIVMGEAELWKDPRDGFIPTEGAKALLGHLHLVAQEGFPLALVVGPAGVGKTLTCRYWAREHEAPWVRAQPSYSPAALLEDLAVELRITRTKTFRVLLSMVRDALLMSPRVIFVDEAQLLDRPTLETVKYLADETGSSFVLITSEEFEGQIRRHRDIESRIGTVARIGPISLQETQAIYKDSGYSPEVLAEVHTLTGGILRDIVRLMRQMDRVVEWSGERGLTKAAFTPAHVRRVASRLNLAGGAR; via the coding sequence ATGGGAAGGAAGGCGAACGGCGACCAGACCTTGGCCCTCATTGACGAGGCCCTGGGCATCGTCATGGGGGAGGCGGAGCTCTGGAAGGACCCCCGGGACGGGTTCATCCCCACGGAGGGGGCGAAGGCCCTCTTGGGGCACCTCCACCTGGTGGCCCAGGAGGGCTTCCCCCTGGCCCTGGTGGTGGGCCCGGCGGGGGTGGGGAAGACCCTCACCTGCCGCTACTGGGCCCGGGAGCACGAGGCCCCCTGGGTGCGGGCCCAGCCCAGCTACTCTCCGGCGGCCCTCCTGGAGGATCTGGCGGTGGAGCTCCGCATCACCCGCACCAAGACGTTCCGCGTCCTCCTCAGCATGGTGCGGGACGCCCTCCTCATGAGCCCCAGGGTGATCTTCGTGGACGAGGCCCAGCTCCTGGACCGCCCAACCCTGGAGACGGTGAAGTACCTGGCGGACGAGACCGGGAGCTCCTTCGTCCTCATCACCTCGGAGGAGTTTGAGGGACAGATCCGGCGCCACCGGGACATTGAGAGCCGCATCGGCACCGTGGCCCGGATAGGCCCCATCTCCCTCCAGGAGACCCAGGCCATCTACAAGGACTCCGGCTACTCCCCGGAGGTCCTGGCCGAGGTCCACACCCTCACCGGGGGGATCCTCCGGGACATCGTGCGGCTCATGCGGCAGATGGACCGGGTGGTGGAGTGGAGCGGCGAGCGGGGCCTCACCAAGGCCGCCTTCACCCCGGCCCACGTGCGCCGGGTGGCGAGCCGCCTGAACCTCGCGGGGGGTGCGCGGTGA
- a CDS encoding phage head morphogenesis protein, with product MAWTVEPDPLRPEEALRWFRARLPLPDPEFRALGEEARRRAFFVAGLAALDMVQETMDALARALEEGRPFEDFQRELSDRVKNAWGEGSRHRLETVFRTNLQLAYGAGRWKEAVSVRELRPYWGLSVVLDGRTSRICRPLAGIVLPADHPFWRTHVPPLHHNCRTALVTYTREEGERRAWKEPPPHEPQEGFGRPPTEEEWSPDPRGYHPELWRAFLRALAALPEARAHLRGLAESRGQGRPAPRDWLFAAGEMVRAPFNRRGRSVPEELRPLLGRERATSLELHVAQRVMDGHLAPGTPPEVYEGLCREAPAHPEAALFAYARDQGPVLAALAPASFIPEEARGPRLKALWFVVYSFHSGTLATGYSVRDLSELDVPWDKVVWLKRPPWLTPPSP from the coding sequence GTGGCCTGGACGGTTGAGCCCGACCCCCTGCGGCCCGAGGAGGCCCTCCGCTGGTTCCGGGCCCGCCTTCCCCTCCCCGATCCCGAGTTCCGCGCCCTGGGGGAGGAGGCGAGGCGCCGGGCCTTCTTCGTGGCGGGCCTCGCCGCGCTGGACATGGTGCAGGAGACGATGGACGCCCTCGCCCGGGCCCTGGAAGAGGGGAGGCCCTTTGAGGACTTCCAAAGGGAGCTTTCCGACCGGGTCAAGAACGCCTGGGGCGAGGGGAGCCGCCACCGCCTGGAGACCGTCTTCCGCACCAACCTCCAGCTAGCCTACGGGGCGGGGCGGTGGAAGGAGGCGGTCTCCGTCCGGGAGCTCAGGCCCTACTGGGGCCTCTCCGTGGTCCTGGACGGGCGCACCTCCCGGATCTGCAGGCCCCTCGCGGGGATCGTCCTCCCCGCCGACCACCCCTTCTGGCGCACCCACGTCCCGCCCCTCCACCACAACTGCCGCACGGCCCTGGTCACCTACACCCGGGAGGAGGGGGAGAGGCGGGCCTGGAAGGAGCCCCCTCCCCACGAGCCCCAGGAGGGCTTCGGCCGCCCCCCCACGGAGGAGGAGTGGAGCCCCGACCCCCGGGGCTACCACCCTGAGCTCTGGCGGGCCTTCCTGCGGGCCCTCGCCGCCCTCCCCGAGGCCCGGGCCCACCTCAGGGGCCTGGCGGAGAGCCGGGGCCAGGGGAGGCCCGCCCCTCGGGACTGGCTCTTCGCCGCCGGGGAGATGGTGCGGGCCCCCTTCAACCGCCGGGGGCGCTCCGTTCCCGAGGAGCTGAGGCCCCTTCTCGGCCGGGAGCGGGCCACCAGCCTGGAGCTCCACGTGGCCCAGCGGGTCATGGACGGGCACCTGGCCCCGGGCACCCCTCCCGAGGTCTACGAGGGCCTGTGCCGCGAGGCCCCGGCCCACCCCGAGGCCGCCCTCTTCGCCTACGCCCGGGACCAGGGCCCGGTGCTGGCCGCCCTGGCCCCCGCCTCCTTCATCCCTGAGGAGGCCCGGGGGCCCAGGCTCAAGGCCCTCTGGTTCGTGGTATACTCCTTCCACAGCGGGACGCTGGCCACCGGCTACAGCGTGCGGGACCTGAGCGAGCTGGACGTCCCTTGGGACAAGGTGGTATGGCTCAAAAGACCTCCCTGGCTTACGCCCCCCTCGCCCTAG
- a CDS encoding phage tail tape measure protein, whose product MNALFRLQVMLDLVDRMTGPLGRVGEGLRKVEELSRRADLALQRLGAGLSVAGAGAALAAPLVLATRAAMDFEDAFADVRKVVDAPAPALMALQRELLGLTRVIPMTARELTEIAAAAGQAGIPMQELVRFTQDAARVGVAFGISAGQAGDALAKLRNVLELSQEGVMRLADAVNHLSNNMAATAPEILEVLRRVGGTGKLLGLTGQQVAAFSASLLALGTAPEVAATGLNALFQRLATAPAQPKAFQAALARLGLTATGLQQALRRDAAGAIMDFLRRLRAVPDQLTVLSDLFGMEYADDIAKLVGSLGTLERAFGLVANPAAYTGSVLQEFQNRSATLRNALILLRNALDRIWITLGSSLLPIVTPVVQRLTDLLNRASDLLERFPTLRAAVVGVSAALGGLLVVGGLAVTLLGAIGFASANARLGLLALRGGLESAGRQIRLFSLGLSLLRFQLAALGGPAGLARGALLALQRASFLAGRGVLFLGRALLLNPLGLFATLLAGVGYALVQAWRHSEAFRRGIQDTFAGLRAAFAPALAEMRAVAQAVAGLFRPLGDAVQASLGVIPEALDRVLYGVFYGLGFLFGLIQGLALRLAPVLGEGLMGLVGLLRGFVDLVVGLFTLDLDRARQGALRVWDGLRAVLSVPIRVGGILVDTALNALALLWEAASARFPALAQLGEGLGRAWQGLVTAAQTVFNLLRTTVVSGINALKALFQGDFRLALAFAEQGWQALRTLLSLPLRLGAVVWDALKGALGQALAFVRGLAGQFLEAGRAIVQGLTQGILSLAMAPVNAVKELGGKAITALRNLLGIRSPSRVFAEIGAMTALGMAVGLEGAAPAVARAVQALVPPVPQLELPVLRPAVEMPELPPVRPAVEIPRLPRLEMPEVAGPRLPELPVLRPAVEMPELPTLEALVPPSPAAAARGQAPDRGEGRKGEGRVVQVVRIERLELPSVRDADEFLQALKRLMVPYLEEA is encoded by the coding sequence GTGAACGCCCTCTTCCGCCTCCAGGTGATGCTGGACCTCGTGGACCGCATGACCGGTCCCCTGGGCCGGGTGGGGGAGGGCCTGCGTAAGGTGGAGGAGCTTTCCCGCCGGGCGGACCTCGCCCTGCAACGCTTGGGGGCGGGCCTTTCCGTGGCCGGGGCCGGGGCGGCCCTCGCCGCGCCCCTGGTCCTCGCCACCCGGGCGGCGATGGACTTTGAGGACGCCTTCGCCGACGTGCGCAAGGTGGTGGACGCCCCCGCCCCCGCCCTCATGGCCCTCCAGCGGGAGCTTTTGGGCCTCACCCGGGTCATCCCCATGACCGCCAGGGAGCTCACGGAGATCGCCGCCGCCGCGGGCCAGGCGGGCATCCCCATGCAGGAGCTGGTCCGCTTTACCCAGGACGCGGCCCGGGTGGGGGTGGCCTTTGGCATCTCCGCCGGGCAGGCGGGGGACGCCCTGGCCAAGCTCCGCAACGTCCTGGAGCTCAGCCAGGAGGGGGTCATGCGCTTGGCGGACGCCGTGAACCACCTCTCCAACAACATGGCGGCCACCGCCCCGGAGATCCTGGAGGTCCTCCGCCGGGTAGGGGGGACGGGGAAGCTCCTGGGCCTCACCGGGCAGCAGGTGGCGGCCTTCTCCGCGAGCCTCCTCGCCCTCGGCACCGCCCCCGAGGTGGCCGCCACCGGCCTCAACGCCCTCTTCCAGCGCCTGGCCACCGCCCCGGCCCAGCCCAAGGCCTTTCAGGCGGCCCTGGCCCGCCTGGGGCTCACGGCCACGGGCCTCCAGCAGGCCCTGAGGCGGGACGCCGCCGGGGCCATCATGGACTTCCTACGCCGCCTCAGGGCGGTGCCCGACCAGCTCACCGTGCTTTCCGACCTCTTCGGTATGGAGTACGCCGACGACATCGCCAAGCTGGTGGGCTCCTTGGGCACCCTGGAGCGGGCCTTCGGCCTGGTGGCCAACCCGGCGGCCTACACGGGTAGCGTCCTCCAGGAGTTCCAAAACCGGAGCGCCACCCTGCGGAATGCCCTCATCCTGCTCAGAAACGCCCTAGACCGTATCTGGATCACCCTGGGCTCCAGCCTCCTGCCCATCGTGACTCCCGTGGTGCAGCGCCTTACCGATCTCCTCAACCGGGCCTCGGACCTCCTGGAGCGCTTCCCCACCCTTCGGGCGGCCGTGGTGGGGGTGAGTGCGGCCCTAGGAGGGCTCCTGGTGGTGGGGGGGTTGGCTGTAACCCTTTTGGGGGCCATCGGCTTCGCCAGCGCCAACGCCCGCCTCGGCCTCCTGGCCCTCCGGGGCGGTCTGGAGAGCGCCGGGCGCCAGATCCGGCTCTTCAGCCTGGGCCTCTCCCTCCTCCGGTTCCAGCTGGCCGCGTTGGGGGGGCCTGCGGGCCTGGCCCGGGGCGCCCTGCTGGCCCTCCAGCGGGCCTCCTTCCTGGCGGGGCGGGGGGTGCTCTTCCTGGGGCGGGCCCTCCTCCTCAACCCCCTGGGCCTCTTCGCCACCCTCCTGGCGGGAGTGGGCTACGCCCTGGTCCAGGCCTGGCGGCACTCCGAGGCCTTCCGCCGGGGCATCCAGGACACCTTCGCCGGCCTCCGGGCCGCCTTCGCCCCCGCCCTGGCCGAGATGAGGGCCGTGGCGCAGGCGGTGGCGGGCCTTTTCCGCCCCCTGGGGGATGCCGTCCAGGCTTCCCTCGGGGTCATCCCCGAGGCCCTGGACCGGGTGCTCTACGGGGTCTTCTACGGCCTCGGCTTCCTCTTCGGGCTGATCCAGGGGCTGGCCCTCCGCCTGGCCCCGGTCCTGGGGGAGGGGCTGATGGGCCTGGTGGGTCTCCTGCGGGGCTTCGTGGACCTGGTGGTGGGCCTCTTCACCCTGGACCTGGACCGGGCCCGGCAGGGGGCCCTGCGGGTGTGGGACGGCCTGCGGGCGGTCCTCTCCGTCCCCATCCGGGTGGGGGGCATCCTGGTGGACACCGCCCTGAACGCCCTGGCCCTCCTGTGGGAGGCGGCCAGCGCCCGCTTCCCCGCCCTGGCCCAGCTGGGGGAGGGGCTGGGAAGGGCCTGGCAGGGCCTGGTAACGGCGGCCCAGACCGTCTTCAACCTCCTTAGGACCACGGTCGTTTCCGGCATCAACGCCCTAAAGGCCCTCTTCCAAGGGGACTTCCGACTGGCCCTGGCCTTTGCGGAACAGGGGTGGCAGGCCCTCCGCACCCTGCTCTCCCTCCCCCTCCGCCTCGGGGCTGTGGTGTGGGACGCCCTAAAGGGGGCCTTGGGCCAGGCCCTGGCCTTCGTGCGGGGGCTGGCGGGCCAGTTCCTGGAGGCGGGCAGGGCCATCGTGCAGGGGCTCACCCAGGGCATCCTGAGCCTGGCGATGGCCCCCGTCAACGCCGTGAAGGAGCTGGGGGGTAAGGCCATCACCGCCCTCCGGAACCTCCTGGGCATCCGCTCCCCCAGCCGGGTCTTCGCCGAGATTGGGGCCATGACCGCCTTGGGGATGGCGGTGGGTCTGGAGGGCGCGGCCCCCGCGGTGGCCCGGGCGGTGCAGGCCCTGGTACCCCCTGTTCCCCAGCTGGAGCTTCCCGTGCTGCGGCCTGCGGTGGAGATGCCGGAGCTTCCCCCGGTGCGTCCTGCGGTGGAGATACCTCGTTTGCCGCGGCTGGAGATGCCGGAGGTGGCAGGTCCCCGGTTGCCGGAGCTTCCCGTGCTGCGGCCTGCGGTGGAGATGCCGGAGCTTCCCACCCTGGAGGCTCTCGTACCTCCCTCCCCTGCGGCCGCCGCCCGCGGTCAGGCCCCGGATAGAGGGGAAGGGCGCAAGGGCGAGGGCCGGGTGGTGCAGGTGGTGCGCATTGAGCGCCTGGAACTCCCCTCCGTGCGGGACGCCGACGAGTTCCTCCAGGCCCTCAAGCGCCTCATGGTGCCCTACTTGGAGGAGGCCTGA
- a CDS encoding phage portal protein family protein, protein MPILDPYGRPIPKSPPPSARRLPLDSPYRVYPARGLTPERLARVLRLADEGDLALQAELFEEMEERDALLFSLLQTRKLAVIGLDWRLEPAEEGRDARRILRAVEEVWWDLPLEGLMLDLLSAIPQGVSLVAVAWEWDGLLWRPKAFRWVHPGSLVYRSEEDRFYLASQERPEGEALPYGGAIEHRYRARSGLPTRAGLMRSVAWLYLFKHYALKDWVVFAEVYGQPYRIGKYDPAAGEEERRRLEEAVRALGADAAGVISKDTEIEILEAAKGQGPDVYERLIRLCNREMAQAVLGQTLTSSEGDGGSYALAKVHERVRIDLLRADARALAKTLREGLLKPFVAFNFGPELLDLAPFVVPEVEEEKDLESRARVLQTLLGMGLSIPEAWLREEFGVPAPDPQGPVLTPLLAPQERKERGLVAGQAFVDGLGDRLLEKAPMPGLSALLQAIGEAEGYEDLRRRLLALFPGISFAELAQLLEAALTLSELAGRWAQRQDSGLDG, encoded by the coding sequence ATGCCCATCCTGGACCCCTACGGCCGCCCCATCCCCAAAAGCCCACCGCCTTCCGCGCGCCGCCTCCCCCTGGACTCCCCCTACCGGGTCTACCCCGCCCGGGGGCTCACCCCCGAGCGCCTCGCCCGTGTCCTCCGCCTCGCCGACGAGGGGGACCTCGCCCTCCAGGCCGAGCTCTTTGAGGAGATGGAGGAAAGGGACGCCCTCCTCTTCTCCCTCCTCCAGACCCGCAAGCTCGCCGTCATCGGCCTGGACTGGCGCCTGGAGCCCGCGGAGGAGGGCCGGGATGCCCGCCGGATCCTCCGGGCCGTGGAGGAGGTGTGGTGGGACCTCCCCCTGGAGGGCCTCATGCTGGACCTCCTCTCCGCCATCCCCCAGGGGGTGAGCCTGGTGGCCGTGGCCTGGGAGTGGGACGGCCTCCTCTGGCGGCCCAAGGCCTTCCGCTGGGTGCACCCGGGGAGCCTGGTCTACCGTTCCGAGGAGGACCGCTTCTACCTCGCCTCCCAGGAGCGGCCGGAAGGGGAGGCCCTCCCCTACGGCGGGGCCATAGAGCACCGCTACAGGGCCCGCTCGGGCCTCCCCACCCGGGCCGGGCTCATGCGCAGCGTGGCCTGGCTCTACCTCTTCAAGCACTACGCCCTCAAGGACTGGGTGGTCTTCGCCGAGGTCTACGGCCAGCCCTACCGCATCGGCAAGTACGACCCGGCCGCCGGGGAGGAGGAGAGGCGGCGCCTGGAGGAGGCGGTGCGCGCCCTCGGGGCCGACGCCGCCGGGGTCATCTCCAAAGACACGGAGATTGAGATCCTGGAGGCGGCCAAGGGCCAGGGTCCAGACGTCTACGAGCGCCTCATCCGCCTCTGCAACCGGGAGATGGCCCAGGCCGTCCTGGGCCAGACCCTCACCTCCAGCGAGGGGGACGGGGGGAGCTACGCCCTGGCCAAGGTGCACGAGCGGGTGCGGATAGACCTCCTCCGGGCCGACGCCCGCGCCCTGGCCAAGACCCTCCGGGAGGGCCTCCTCAAGCCCTTCGTGGCCTTCAACTTCGGCCCCGAGCTCCTGGACCTCGCCCCCTTCGTGGTGCCCGAGGTGGAGGAGGAGAAGGATCTGGAGAGCCGGGCCCGGGTGCTCCAGACCCTCCTGGGCATGGGCCTCTCCATCCCCGAGGCCTGGCTCCGGGAGGAGTTCGGCGTCCCCGCCCCCGACCCCCAGGGCCCCGTCCTCACCCCCCTCCTCGCCCCCCAGGAGAGAAAAGAGCGGGGCCTGGTGGCGGGCCAGGCCTTCGTGGACGGCCTGGGGGATAGGCTCCTGGAAAAGGCCCCCATGCCCGGGCTTTCCGCCCTCCTCCAAGCCATCGGGGAGGCCGAGGGGTACGAGGACCTGAGGCGGCGCCTCCTCGCTCTCTTCCCCGGGATCTCCTTCGCCGAGCTCGCCCAGCTCCTGGAGGCCGCCCTCACCCTCTCCGAGCTCGCGGGGAGATGGGCCCAGCGGCAGGACAGTGGCCTGGACGGTTGA
- a CDS encoding helix-turn-helix domain-containing protein: MIRERLREMGLDRPLLTPAQAAAVLEVGRPTVEHLIREGRVRTVRVGRKVYITAASLERLVEGGVPAAQAAWLALRLMERAGLRVELFTDPKGGFRASAGGKEALGVSPEEALLALAEALAKEEEA; encoded by the coding sequence ATGATCCGGGAGCGGCTTAGAGAGATGGGCCTGGACCGCCCCCTCCTCACCCCCGCCCAGGCGGCGGCGGTGCTGGAAGTGGGGCGGCCCACCGTGGAGCACCTCATTAGGGAGGGGCGGGTCCGCACCGTGCGCGTGGGGCGCAAAGTCTACATCACCGCCGCCAGCCTGGAGCGCCTGGTGGAGGGGGGTGTGCCCGCGGCCCAGGCCGCCTGGCTCGCCCTCCGCCTCATGGAGCGGGCGGGCCTGCGGGTGGAGCTTTTCACGGACCCAAAGGGTGGCTTCCGCGCTTCGGCCGGGGGGAAGGAGGCCCTTGGGGTCTCCCCCGAGGAGGCCCTCCTCGCCCTGGCCGAGGCCTTGGCGAAGGAGGAGGAGGCATGA
- a CDS encoding phage protein Gp27 family protein, whose translation MKGYKRHRLCKVCTLPEDLRDRVDAMLLGEETEEDGRPYSMEGIALWLRAQGHEVSPSSVRRHARHLAPALDQVLQMERLVEAVEEATGKRLSYAAALANIVVHKALRYLQDLELGEEVDPEKVVRLGLEAARVALSLERLDRSLREEAAQKVEESLRARQIEPEVIEAIKRDIYGL comes from the coding sequence GTGAAGGGCTACAAGCGCCACCGCCTCTGCAAGGTCTGCACCCTCCCGGAGGACCTTCGCGACCGGGTGGACGCCATGCTCCTGGGGGAGGAGACGGAGGAGGACGGCAGGCCCTACAGCATGGAGGGGATCGCCCTCTGGCTCAGGGCCCAGGGGCACGAGGTGAGCCCCTCCAGCGTCCGCCGCCACGCCCGCCACCTGGCCCCCGCCCTGGACCAGGTCCTGCAGATGGAGCGCCTGGTGGAGGCGGTAGAGGAGGCCACGGGCAAGCGCCTCTCCTACGCCGCCGCCCTGGCCAACATCGTGGTGCACAAAGCTCTCCGCTACCTCCAGGACCTGGAGCTCGGGGAGGAGGTGGATCCGGAGAAGGTGGTGCGGCTCGGCCTCGAGGCCGCCCGGGTGGCCCTGAGCCTGGAGAGGCTGGACCGCTCCCTGCGGGAGGAGGCGGCCCAGAAGGTGGAGGAGAGCCTCCGCGCCCGGCAGATTGAGCCCGAGGTCATTGAGGCCATCAAGCGGGACATCTATGGACTCTGA